From Onychostoma macrolepis isolate SWU-2019 chromosome 05, ASM1243209v1, whole genome shotgun sequence, one genomic window encodes:
- the atxn2 gene encoding ataxin-2 isoform X8, translated as MSMKPQAGGNRKPGGSNSGAAAASGTGGAGGGVGRQNIGRGRNNAKGPSTAVAFSGVYANMRMVHVLTSVVGTKCELKVKNGLIYEGVFKTYGPECDIVLDAAHRKSVEPNVGPRREDIVESIIFKSSDVVVVHFKDVDLNYAKKVSSDADNFTDSAVSARLNGEHKEKDLEPWDGGEQHISGSMESLDTDLSNGWDPDEMFKYNEETYGVKSTYDSSLSSYTVPLERDNSEEFLKREARASQLAEEIEASATYKARVALENDDRSEEEKYTAVVRGERELHSLNRENKYIPPSQRNREPGMSWGAGRQNSPRLVQCSPGPPAPRSGPHDYNAMDQRVVNGGPPRMSPKSQRTPRPHRVTSCRGGGPPPPDYMSQGASVEVSAPPPTRNSPSGGTWSSVVSGAHRPRSPRQNSIGGGAPSPSCLSSPQAGTVPVDSATASTTATSPTAANPATNLEASPIEEAKESRVLETRQNSPNANKENVKPIEASASIARSIGKGPPSMAPDQRKQIDNLKKFSVDFRLQSSSNTDSVFEPMVTKTPRDLVEKPKDQAAEKSTVDSTGPKVPMESAISEETSTAVSVAPTGSKSGTPSLSPSAAVPEQKRGPDVTSQGVQTTSPLASAAAKNKDEKEEKNDPVAESVRKSTLNPNAKEFNPRVFCSPPKPATTPTQTRPQGQPSPSIVVQQPPAVYGQTMFQMYPLTPVSPGVQKSIIWKPPAMYHVQVPHMTMNQAKSYRPGKVPNMPQQRPDQHHPPGTSTMMHPATAAGPPIVAQSPAYTTQYFTCSPQQFASQPLVQQMPHYQSQAQHMFSPVIQGSARMITPPGHAQPSLVSSSTTQYGEQMHTMYVSPTPIPQQFPHPSSTLHPHPQHPQPSATPTGQPQQGSQHGGSHTAPSPVQHPQHPQHQAAAAAAQAIHLGNPPQQQMYSALAPTPPSMTPGPNPQSPQASFPSAQQTVYIHPQQVPHGYNPNHMAHVQQAHMQSGMVPQHHGNPSHPPTMMLMATQAPAGPQPALPQGTLNPIPVSSATHYSYTLTPVQGHHQQQL; from the exons ATGTCCATGAAGCCGCAGGCCGGTGGTAATCGCAAACCCGGCGGAAGCAACAGCGGAGCCGCTGCGGCCTCCGGTACCGGGGGAGCAGGAGGAGGCGTCGGACGCCAGAACATAGGAAG AGGACGCAACAATGCCAAAGGACCCTCCACTGCA gTGGCCTTCAGTGGAGTTTATGCAAACATGAGGATGGTTCATGTTTTGACCTCAGTTGTG GGTACCAAATGTGAACTTAAGGTTAAAAATGGGCTGATCTATGAAGGAGTTTTTAAGACCTATGGCCCAGAG TGTGATATTGTCCTGGATGCTGCGCACAGGAAGAGTGTAGAACCTAATGTGGGCCCTCGCCGTGAGGATATTGTTGAGAGCATCATCTTCAAGTCCTCAGATGTAGTGGTAGTTCATTTCAAAGATGTGGACCTCAACTATGCCAAGAAAG TCTCATCAGATGCAG ACAACTTCACAGACAGTGCGGTAAGTGCCCGTCTGAATGGAGAGCACAAAGAGAAGGATCTGGAACCTTGGGATGGAGGGGAGCAGCACATCTCAGGCAGCATGGAATCTCTTGACACTGATCTG TCAAATGGTTGGGATCCTGATGAGATGTTTAAATACAATGAGGAGACATACGGTGTGAAGTCCACCTATGACAGCAGCTTGTCCTCGTACAC GGTTCCTTTGGAGCGAGACAACTCTGAGGAGTTCCTCAAGCGGGAGGCTCGTGCATCACAGCTGGCGGAGGAAATCGAAGCCAGTGCCACCTACAAGGCCCGCGTGGCTCTGGAAAATGACGACCGCTCTGAGGAAGAGAAATACACTGCTGTGGTTCGTGGAGAGAGGGAGCTTCACAGCCTCAACAG GGAGAACAAATACATTCCCCCTAGTCAGAGGAACAGAGAACCAGGGATGTCATGGGGAGCTGGTCGTCAAAACTCACCTAGACTGGTGCAGTGCAGCCCTGGGCCACCCGCACCCAGATCTGGACCTCATGACTACAACGCAATGGATCAGCGTGTGGTCAATGGAG GTCCTCCAAGAATGTCTCCTAAGTCACAGCGTACTCCTAGACCTCATAGAGTGACCTCTTGTCGGGGTGGTGGGCCTCCTCCGCCTGATTATATGTCCCAAGGTGCATCGGTGGAGGTTTCCGCTCCCCCTCCTACTCGCAACAGTCCTTCTGGGGGAACCTGGTCATCTGTTGTCAGCGGTG CACACAGACCTCGATCACCTCGACAAAATAGCATTGGTGGAGGTGCTCCAAGTCCCTCCTGCTTGTCTTCCCCTCAGGCTGGTACAGTGCCAGTAGATTCTGCGACAGCTTCCACAACAGCGACGTCACCCACAGCAGCCAATCCGGCCACCAACCTGGAAGCATCTCCAATTGAAGAGG ccAAAGAATCAAGAGTACTAGAGACGAGACAGAATTCTCCCAATGCCAACAAGGAGAACGTGAAACCTATTGAAGCTTCTGCAAGCATCGCTCGATCCATCGGAAAGG GACCTCCCAGCATGGCTCCAGACCAGAGGAAACAAATAGataatttaaagaaattcagTGTAGATTTTAGG TTGCAGTCTAGCTCAAATACAGATTCAGTTTTTGAGCCCATGGTGACCAAGACTCCACGGGACCTCGTAGAAAAGCCAAAGGATCAAGCAGCTGAGAAGAGCACAGTAGATTCTACAGGACCCAAAGTCCCCATGGAGTCCGCCATTAGTGAAGAAACCTCCACTGCTGTGAGCGTCGCCCCAACAGGAAGTAAATCTGGTACCCCTTCGCTTTCTCCTTCCGCTGCTGTACCTGAGCAGAAACGAGGGCCTGATGTGACGTCTCAGGGCGTTCAAACCACTTCGCCTCTGGCCAGTGCTGCTGCAAAAAACAAGGATGAGAAGGAGGAGAAGAACGATCCTGTAGCAGA GAGTGTTAGAAAATCTACTCTCAATCCCAATGCCAAGGAGTTCAACCCAAGGGTATTTTGCTCCCCT CCTAAACCAGCAACAACCCCCACTCAAACCCGGCCCCAGGGTCAGCCCAGCCCTTCCATAGTAGTGCAGCAGCCCCCTGCCGTCTATGGCCAGACCATGTTCCAGATGTACCCTCTGACGCCTGTCAGTCCTGGTGTTCAG AAAAGCATTATCTGGAAG CCTCCAGCCATGTACCATGTTCAGGTTCCTCATATGACCATGAACCAGGCCAAGTCCTACAGACCAGGTAAAG TACCAAACATGCCACAACAAAGACCAGACCAGCATCACCCACCTGGCACGTCTACAATGATGCATCCAGCTACAGCTGCTGGGCCGCCCATTGTGGCACAGAGCCCAGCCTACACCACCCAATACTTCACTTGTAGCCCCCAGCAGTTTGCTAGCCAACCTCTGGTACAACAGATGCCCCACTACCAGTCACAG GCCCAGCATATGTTCAGTCCAGTGATTCAGGGCAGTGCGAGGATGATCACCCCCCCTGGCCATGCTCAGCCCAGTCTGGTTTCTTCCTCCACCACTCAGTATGGTGAGCAGATGCATACTATGTATG TGTCACCTACCCCTATTCCTCAGCAGTTTCCCCACCCAAGCTCTACCCTTCACCCTCATCCGCAGCACCCTCAGCCCTCTGCCACCCCGACAGGACAGCCGCAGCAGGGTAGTCAGCATGGAGGCAGCCACACGGCCCCCAGCCCTGTTCAGCATCCTCAGCATCCTCAGCACCAAGCGGCGGCCGCTGCAGCCCAGGCCATCCATCTGGGAAACCCACCACAGCAGCAGATGTACTCAGCCCTGGCACCCACCCCACCTTCCATGACCCCCGGTCCCAACCCTCAGTCTCCTCAAGCCAGTTTCCCCTCCGCTCAGCAGACTGTCTACATCCACCCCCAGCAGGTGCCGCATGGGTATAACCCTAACCATATGGCTCATGTGCAGCAG GCCCACATGCAGTCAGGGATGGTGCCACAACATCATGGCAATCCTTCCCACCCCCCCACTATGATGTTGATGGCCACACAGGCTCCTGCTGGCCCCCAGCCTGCGCTGCCCCAGGGTACTCTCAACCCCATCCCCGTGTCCTCAGCCACACACTACTCCTACACTCTCACCCCTG tGCAAGGTCACCATCAGCAGCAGCTGTAG
- the atxn2 gene encoding ataxin-2 isoform X1, whose translation MSMKPQAGGNRKPGGSNSGAAAASGTGGAGGGVGRQNIGRGRNNAKGPSTAVAFSGVYANMRMVHVLTSVVGTKCELKVKNGLIYEGVFKTYGPECDIVLDAAHRKSVEPNVGPRREDIVESIIFKSSDVVVVHFKDVDLNYAKKVSSDADNFTDSAVSARLNGEHKEKDLEPWDGGEQHISGSMESLDTDLSNGWDPDEMFKYNEETYGVKSTYDSSLSSYTVPLERDNSEEFLKREARASQLAEEIEASATYKARVALENDDRSEEEKYTAVVRGERELHSLNRENKYIPPSQRNREPGMSWGAGRQNSPRLVQCSPGPPAPRSGPHDYNAMDQRVVNGGAHPWPSRCPSPSSRPPSRYQSGPTNSLPPRAATPTRPPSRTPSRPSRPQSHPSAYGSTGPLSTMPKRLSSEGPPRMSPKSQRTPRPHRVTSCRGGGPPPPDYMSQGASVEVSAPPPTRNSPSGGTWSSVVSGAHRPRSPRQNSIGGGAPSPSCLSSPQAGTVPVDSATASTTATSPTAANPATNLEASPIEEAKESRVLETRQNSPNANKENVKPIEASASIARSIGKGPPSMAPDQRKQIDNLKKFSVDFRLQSSSNTDSVFEPMVTKTPRDLVEKPKDQAAEKSTVDSTGPKVPMESAISEETSTAVSVAPTGSKSGTPSLSPSAAVPEQKRGPDVTSQGVQTTSPLASAAAKNKDEKEEKNDPVAESVRKSTLNPNAKEFNPRVFCSPPKPATTPTQTRPQGQPSPSIVVQQPPAVYGQTMFQMYPLTPVSPGVQKSIIWKPPAMYHVQVPHMTMNQAKSYRPGKVPNMPQQRPDQHHPPGTSTMMHPATAAGPPIVAQSPAYTTQYFTCSPQQFASQPLVQQMPHYQSQAQHMFSPVIQGSARMITPPGHAQPSLVSSSTTQYGEQMHTMYVSPTPIPQQFPHPSSTLHPHPQHPQPSATPTGQPQQGSQHGGSHTAPSPVQHPQHPQHQAAAAAAQAIHLGNPPQQQMYSALAPTPPSMTPGPNPQSPQASFPSAQQTVYIHPQQVPHGYNPNHMAHVQQAHMQSGMVPQHHGNPSHPPTMMLMATQAPAGPQPALPQGTLNPIPVSSATHYSYTLTPVQGHHQQQL comes from the exons ATGTCCATGAAGCCGCAGGCCGGTGGTAATCGCAAACCCGGCGGAAGCAACAGCGGAGCCGCTGCGGCCTCCGGTACCGGGGGAGCAGGAGGAGGCGTCGGACGCCAGAACATAGGAAG AGGACGCAACAATGCCAAAGGACCCTCCACTGCA gTGGCCTTCAGTGGAGTTTATGCAAACATGAGGATGGTTCATGTTTTGACCTCAGTTGTG GGTACCAAATGTGAACTTAAGGTTAAAAATGGGCTGATCTATGAAGGAGTTTTTAAGACCTATGGCCCAGAG TGTGATATTGTCCTGGATGCTGCGCACAGGAAGAGTGTAGAACCTAATGTGGGCCCTCGCCGTGAGGATATTGTTGAGAGCATCATCTTCAAGTCCTCAGATGTAGTGGTAGTTCATTTCAAAGATGTGGACCTCAACTATGCCAAGAAAG TCTCATCAGATGCAG ACAACTTCACAGACAGTGCGGTAAGTGCCCGTCTGAATGGAGAGCACAAAGAGAAGGATCTGGAACCTTGGGATGGAGGGGAGCAGCACATCTCAGGCAGCATGGAATCTCTTGACACTGATCTG TCAAATGGTTGGGATCCTGATGAGATGTTTAAATACAATGAGGAGACATACGGTGTGAAGTCCACCTATGACAGCAGCTTGTCCTCGTACAC GGTTCCTTTGGAGCGAGACAACTCTGAGGAGTTCCTCAAGCGGGAGGCTCGTGCATCACAGCTGGCGGAGGAAATCGAAGCCAGTGCCACCTACAAGGCCCGCGTGGCTCTGGAAAATGACGACCGCTCTGAGGAAGAGAAATACACTGCTGTGGTTCGTGGAGAGAGGGAGCTTCACAGCCTCAACAG GGAGAACAAATACATTCCCCCTAGTCAGAGGAACAGAGAACCAGGGATGTCATGGGGAGCTGGTCGTCAAAACTCACCTAGACTGGTGCAGTGCAGCCCTGGGCCACCCGCACCCAGATCTGGACCTCATGACTACAACGCAATGGATCAGCGTGTGGTCAATGGAG GTGCACACCCTTGGCCCTCGCGCTGCCCATCTCCCTCCTCTCGCCCTCCATCCCGTTACCAGTCAGGCCCCACCAACTCTCTCCCGCCCCGGGCGGCCACGCCCACCCGGCCTCCTTCCAGAACCCCATCCAGGCCCTCTCGGCCCCAGTCTCACCCCTCTGCTTATGGCTCTACAGGGCCCCTGTCCACCATGCCCAAACGCCTGTCCTCAGAAG GTCCTCCAAGAATGTCTCCTAAGTCACAGCGTACTCCTAGACCTCATAGAGTGACCTCTTGTCGGGGTGGTGGGCCTCCTCCGCCTGATTATATGTCCCAAGGTGCATCGGTGGAGGTTTCCGCTCCCCCTCCTACTCGCAACAGTCCTTCTGGGGGAACCTGGTCATCTGTTGTCAGCGGTG CACACAGACCTCGATCACCTCGACAAAATAGCATTGGTGGAGGTGCTCCAAGTCCCTCCTGCTTGTCTTCCCCTCAGGCTGGTACAGTGCCAGTAGATTCTGCGACAGCTTCCACAACAGCGACGTCACCCACAGCAGCCAATCCGGCCACCAACCTGGAAGCATCTCCAATTGAAGAGG ccAAAGAATCAAGAGTACTAGAGACGAGACAGAATTCTCCCAATGCCAACAAGGAGAACGTGAAACCTATTGAAGCTTCTGCAAGCATCGCTCGATCCATCGGAAAGG GACCTCCCAGCATGGCTCCAGACCAGAGGAAACAAATAGataatttaaagaaattcagTGTAGATTTTAGG TTGCAGTCTAGCTCAAATACAGATTCAGTTTTTGAGCCCATGGTGACCAAGACTCCACGGGACCTCGTAGAAAAGCCAAAGGATCAAGCAGCTGAGAAGAGCACAGTAGATTCTACAGGACCCAAAGTCCCCATGGAGTCCGCCATTAGTGAAGAAACCTCCACTGCTGTGAGCGTCGCCCCAACAGGAAGTAAATCTGGTACCCCTTCGCTTTCTCCTTCCGCTGCTGTACCTGAGCAGAAACGAGGGCCTGATGTGACGTCTCAGGGCGTTCAAACCACTTCGCCTCTGGCCAGTGCTGCTGCAAAAAACAAGGATGAGAAGGAGGAGAAGAACGATCCTGTAGCAGA GAGTGTTAGAAAATCTACTCTCAATCCCAATGCCAAGGAGTTCAACCCAAGGGTATTTTGCTCCCCT CCTAAACCAGCAACAACCCCCACTCAAACCCGGCCCCAGGGTCAGCCCAGCCCTTCCATAGTAGTGCAGCAGCCCCCTGCCGTCTATGGCCAGACCATGTTCCAGATGTACCCTCTGACGCCTGTCAGTCCTGGTGTTCAG AAAAGCATTATCTGGAAG CCTCCAGCCATGTACCATGTTCAGGTTCCTCATATGACCATGAACCAGGCCAAGTCCTACAGACCAGGTAAAG TACCAAACATGCCACAACAAAGACCAGACCAGCATCACCCACCTGGCACGTCTACAATGATGCATCCAGCTACAGCTGCTGGGCCGCCCATTGTGGCACAGAGCCCAGCCTACACCACCCAATACTTCACTTGTAGCCCCCAGCAGTTTGCTAGCCAACCTCTGGTACAACAGATGCCCCACTACCAGTCACAG GCCCAGCATATGTTCAGTCCAGTGATTCAGGGCAGTGCGAGGATGATCACCCCCCCTGGCCATGCTCAGCCCAGTCTGGTTTCTTCCTCCACCACTCAGTATGGTGAGCAGATGCATACTATGTATG TGTCACCTACCCCTATTCCTCAGCAGTTTCCCCACCCAAGCTCTACCCTTCACCCTCATCCGCAGCACCCTCAGCCCTCTGCCACCCCGACAGGACAGCCGCAGCAGGGTAGTCAGCATGGAGGCAGCCACACGGCCCCCAGCCCTGTTCAGCATCCTCAGCATCCTCAGCACCAAGCGGCGGCCGCTGCAGCCCAGGCCATCCATCTGGGAAACCCACCACAGCAGCAGATGTACTCAGCCCTGGCACCCACCCCACCTTCCATGACCCCCGGTCCCAACCCTCAGTCTCCTCAAGCCAGTTTCCCCTCCGCTCAGCAGACTGTCTACATCCACCCCCAGCAGGTGCCGCATGGGTATAACCCTAACCATATGGCTCATGTGCAGCAG GCCCACATGCAGTCAGGGATGGTGCCACAACATCATGGCAATCCTTCCCACCCCCCCACTATGATGTTGATGGCCACACAGGCTCCTGCTGGCCCCCAGCCTGCGCTGCCCCAGGGTACTCTCAACCCCATCCCCGTGTCCTCAGCCACACACTACTCCTACACTCTCACCCCTG tGCAAGGTCACCATCAGCAGCAGCTGTAG
- the atxn2 gene encoding ataxin-2 isoform X2, which yields MSMKPQAGGNRKPGGSNSGAAAASGTGGAGGGVGRQNIGRGRNNAKGPSTAVAFSGVYANMRMVHVLTSVVGTKCELKVKNGLIYEGVFKTYGPECDIVLDAAHRKSVEPNVGPRREDIVESIIFKSSDVVVVHFKDVDLNYAKKVSSDADNFTDSAVSARLNGEHKEKDLEPWDGGEQHISGSMESLDTDLSNGWDPDEMFKYNEETYGVKSTYDSSLSSYTVPLERDNSEEFLKREARASQLAEEIEASATYKARVALENDDRSEEEKYTAVVRGERELHSLNRENKYIPPSQRNREPGMSWGAGRQNSPRLVQCSPGPPAPRSGPHDYNAMDQRVVNGGAHPWPSRCPSPSSRPPSRYQSGPTNSLPPRAATPTRPPSRTPSRPSRPQSHPSAYGSTGPLSTMPKRLSSEGPPRMSPKSQRTPRPHRVTSCRGGGPPPPDYMSQGASVEVSAPPPTRNSPSGGTWSSVVSGAHRPRSPRQNSIGGGAPSPSCLSSPQAGTVPVDSATASTTATSPTAANPATNLEASPIEEAKESRVLETRQNSPNANKENVKPIEASASIARSIGKGPPSMAPDQRKQIDNLKKFSVDFRLQSSSNTDSVFEPMVTKTPRDLVEKPKDQAAEKSTVDSTGPKVPMESAISEETSTAVSVAPTGSKSGTPSLSPSAAVPEQKRGPDVTSQGVQTTSPLASAAAKNKDEKEEKNDPVAESVRKSTLNPNAKEFNPRVFCSPPKPATTPTQTRPQGQPSPSIVVQQPPAVYGQTMFQMYPLTPVSPGVQKSIIWKPPAMYHVQVPHMTMNQAKSYRPVPNMPQQRPDQHHPPGTSTMMHPATAAGPPIVAQSPAYTTQYFTCSPQQFASQPLVQQMPHYQSQAQHMFSPVIQGSARMITPPGHAQPSLVSSSTTQYGEQMHTMYVSPTPIPQQFPHPSSTLHPHPQHPQPSATPTGQPQQGSQHGGSHTAPSPVQHPQHPQHQAAAAAAQAIHLGNPPQQQMYSALAPTPPSMTPGPNPQSPQASFPSAQQTVYIHPQQVPHGYNPNHMAHVQQAHMQSGMVPQHHGNPSHPPTMMLMATQAPAGPQPALPQGTLNPIPVSSATHYSYTLTPVQGHHQQQL from the exons ATGTCCATGAAGCCGCAGGCCGGTGGTAATCGCAAACCCGGCGGAAGCAACAGCGGAGCCGCTGCGGCCTCCGGTACCGGGGGAGCAGGAGGAGGCGTCGGACGCCAGAACATAGGAAG AGGACGCAACAATGCCAAAGGACCCTCCACTGCA gTGGCCTTCAGTGGAGTTTATGCAAACATGAGGATGGTTCATGTTTTGACCTCAGTTGTG GGTACCAAATGTGAACTTAAGGTTAAAAATGGGCTGATCTATGAAGGAGTTTTTAAGACCTATGGCCCAGAG TGTGATATTGTCCTGGATGCTGCGCACAGGAAGAGTGTAGAACCTAATGTGGGCCCTCGCCGTGAGGATATTGTTGAGAGCATCATCTTCAAGTCCTCAGATGTAGTGGTAGTTCATTTCAAAGATGTGGACCTCAACTATGCCAAGAAAG TCTCATCAGATGCAG ACAACTTCACAGACAGTGCGGTAAGTGCCCGTCTGAATGGAGAGCACAAAGAGAAGGATCTGGAACCTTGGGATGGAGGGGAGCAGCACATCTCAGGCAGCATGGAATCTCTTGACACTGATCTG TCAAATGGTTGGGATCCTGATGAGATGTTTAAATACAATGAGGAGACATACGGTGTGAAGTCCACCTATGACAGCAGCTTGTCCTCGTACAC GGTTCCTTTGGAGCGAGACAACTCTGAGGAGTTCCTCAAGCGGGAGGCTCGTGCATCACAGCTGGCGGAGGAAATCGAAGCCAGTGCCACCTACAAGGCCCGCGTGGCTCTGGAAAATGACGACCGCTCTGAGGAAGAGAAATACACTGCTGTGGTTCGTGGAGAGAGGGAGCTTCACAGCCTCAACAG GGAGAACAAATACATTCCCCCTAGTCAGAGGAACAGAGAACCAGGGATGTCATGGGGAGCTGGTCGTCAAAACTCACCTAGACTGGTGCAGTGCAGCCCTGGGCCACCCGCACCCAGATCTGGACCTCATGACTACAACGCAATGGATCAGCGTGTGGTCAATGGAG GTGCACACCCTTGGCCCTCGCGCTGCCCATCTCCCTCCTCTCGCCCTCCATCCCGTTACCAGTCAGGCCCCACCAACTCTCTCCCGCCCCGGGCGGCCACGCCCACCCGGCCTCCTTCCAGAACCCCATCCAGGCCCTCTCGGCCCCAGTCTCACCCCTCTGCTTATGGCTCTACAGGGCCCCTGTCCACCATGCCCAAACGCCTGTCCTCAGAAG GTCCTCCAAGAATGTCTCCTAAGTCACAGCGTACTCCTAGACCTCATAGAGTGACCTCTTGTCGGGGTGGTGGGCCTCCTCCGCCTGATTATATGTCCCAAGGTGCATCGGTGGAGGTTTCCGCTCCCCCTCCTACTCGCAACAGTCCTTCTGGGGGAACCTGGTCATCTGTTGTCAGCGGTG CACACAGACCTCGATCACCTCGACAAAATAGCATTGGTGGAGGTGCTCCAAGTCCCTCCTGCTTGTCTTCCCCTCAGGCTGGTACAGTGCCAGTAGATTCTGCGACAGCTTCCACAACAGCGACGTCACCCACAGCAGCCAATCCGGCCACCAACCTGGAAGCATCTCCAATTGAAGAGG ccAAAGAATCAAGAGTACTAGAGACGAGACAGAATTCTCCCAATGCCAACAAGGAGAACGTGAAACCTATTGAAGCTTCTGCAAGCATCGCTCGATCCATCGGAAAGG GACCTCCCAGCATGGCTCCAGACCAGAGGAAACAAATAGataatttaaagaaattcagTGTAGATTTTAGG TTGCAGTCTAGCTCAAATACAGATTCAGTTTTTGAGCCCATGGTGACCAAGACTCCACGGGACCTCGTAGAAAAGCCAAAGGATCAAGCAGCTGAGAAGAGCACAGTAGATTCTACAGGACCCAAAGTCCCCATGGAGTCCGCCATTAGTGAAGAAACCTCCACTGCTGTGAGCGTCGCCCCAACAGGAAGTAAATCTGGTACCCCTTCGCTTTCTCCTTCCGCTGCTGTACCTGAGCAGAAACGAGGGCCTGATGTGACGTCTCAGGGCGTTCAAACCACTTCGCCTCTGGCCAGTGCTGCTGCAAAAAACAAGGATGAGAAGGAGGAGAAGAACGATCCTGTAGCAGA GAGTGTTAGAAAATCTACTCTCAATCCCAATGCCAAGGAGTTCAACCCAAGGGTATTTTGCTCCCCT CCTAAACCAGCAACAACCCCCACTCAAACCCGGCCCCAGGGTCAGCCCAGCCCTTCCATAGTAGTGCAGCAGCCCCCTGCCGTCTATGGCCAGACCATGTTCCAGATGTACCCTCTGACGCCTGTCAGTCCTGGTGTTCAG AAAAGCATTATCTGGAAG CCTCCAGCCATGTACCATGTTCAGGTTCCTCATATGACCATGAACCAGGCCAAGTCCTACAGACCAG TACCAAACATGCCACAACAAAGACCAGACCAGCATCACCCACCTGGCACGTCTACAATGATGCATCCAGCTACAGCTGCTGGGCCGCCCATTGTGGCACAGAGCCCAGCCTACACCACCCAATACTTCACTTGTAGCCCCCAGCAGTTTGCTAGCCAACCTCTGGTACAACAGATGCCCCACTACCAGTCACAG GCCCAGCATATGTTCAGTCCAGTGATTCAGGGCAGTGCGAGGATGATCACCCCCCCTGGCCATGCTCAGCCCAGTCTGGTTTCTTCCTCCACCACTCAGTATGGTGAGCAGATGCATACTATGTATG TGTCACCTACCCCTATTCCTCAGCAGTTTCCCCACCCAAGCTCTACCCTTCACCCTCATCCGCAGCACCCTCAGCCCTCTGCCACCCCGACAGGACAGCCGCAGCAGGGTAGTCAGCATGGAGGCAGCCACACGGCCCCCAGCCCTGTTCAGCATCCTCAGCATCCTCAGCACCAAGCGGCGGCCGCTGCAGCCCAGGCCATCCATCTGGGAAACCCACCACAGCAGCAGATGTACTCAGCCCTGGCACCCACCCCACCTTCCATGACCCCCGGTCCCAACCCTCAGTCTCCTCAAGCCAGTTTCCCCTCCGCTCAGCAGACTGTCTACATCCACCCCCAGCAGGTGCCGCATGGGTATAACCCTAACCATATGGCTCATGTGCAGCAG GCCCACATGCAGTCAGGGATGGTGCCACAACATCATGGCAATCCTTCCCACCCCCCCACTATGATGTTGATGGCCACACAGGCTCCTGCTGGCCCCCAGCCTGCGCTGCCCCAGGGTACTCTCAACCCCATCCCCGTGTCCTCAGCCACACACTACTCCTACACTCTCACCCCTG tGCAAGGTCACCATCAGCAGCAGCTGTAG